In a genomic window of Pelecanus crispus isolate bPelCri1 chromosome 1, bPelCri1.pri, whole genome shotgun sequence:
- the AAMDC gene encoding mth938 domain-containing protein isoform X3 yields the protein MYGHLHKNNILQESPWRCLLQHSPGVQPADLEEVVKKGVKTVVIGRGMSEALQVPRATVDYLKKNGIDVLVLQTEKAVEEYNALAAQGVRVGGVFHSTC from the exons ATGTATGGGCATCtccataaaaataacattctcCAGGAGTCACCATGGCGTTGCCTACTTCAA CATTCTCCAGGAGTGCAACCAGCTGACCTTGAAGAAGTTGTCAAGAAGGGTGTCAAAACTGTGGTGATTGGTCGTGGCATGAGTGAGGCTTTGCAG gTTCCACGAGCTACTGTGGActatctgaagaaaaatgggaTCGACGTGTTGGTCTTGCAAACGGAGAAGGCGGTGGAAGAGTACAACGCCCTGGCTGCTCAGGGTGTCAGGGTCGGGGGAGTCTTCCATTCAACCTGCTGA
- the AAMDC gene encoding mth938 domain-containing protein isoform X1, whose amino-acid sequence MLSIKYPFSRLCFNFVMSSPEIASLSWGQMKVKGCSTTYKDCKVWPGGSRTWDWRETGTNHSPGVQPADLEEVVKKGVKTVVIGRGMSEALQVPRATVDYLKKNGIDVLVLQTEKAVEEYNALAAQGVRVGGVFHSTC is encoded by the exons ATGTTATCTATTAAATATCCTTTTTCCAGACTTTGCTTCAACTTTGTGATGTCTTCACCTGAAATTGCTTCCCTTTCTTGGGGTCAGATGAAGGTGAAAGGCTGCTCTACAACGTATAAGGACTGCAAGGTATGGCCGGGAGGAAGCCGAACCTGGGATTGGCGAGAAACTGGGACTAAT CATTCTCCAGGAGTGCAACCAGCTGACCTTGAAGAAGTTGTCAAGAAGGGTGTCAAAACTGTGGTGATTGGTCGTGGCATGAGTGAGGCTTTGCAG gTTCCACGAGCTACTGTGGActatctgaagaaaaatgggaTCGACGTGTTGGTCTTGCAAACGGAGAAGGCGGTGGAAGAGTACAACGCCCTGGCTGCTCAGGGTGTCAGGGTCGGGGGAGTCTTCCATTCAACCTGCTGA
- the AAMDC gene encoding mth938 domain-containing protein isoform X2 has product MSSPEIASLSWGQMKVKGCSTTYKDCKVWPGGSRTWDWRETGTNHSPGVQPADLEEVVKKGVKTVVIGRGMSEALQVPRATVDYLKKNGIDVLVLQTEKAVEEYNALAAQGVRVGGVFHSTC; this is encoded by the exons ATGTCTTCACCTGAAATTGCTTCCCTTTCTTGGGGTCAGATGAAGGTGAAAGGCTGCTCTACAACGTATAAGGACTGCAAGGTATGGCCGGGAGGAAGCCGAACCTGGGATTGGCGAGAAACTGGGACTAAT CATTCTCCAGGAGTGCAACCAGCTGACCTTGAAGAAGTTGTCAAGAAGGGTGTCAAAACTGTGGTGATTGGTCGTGGCATGAGTGAGGCTTTGCAG gTTCCACGAGCTACTGTGGActatctgaagaaaaatgggaTCGACGTGTTGGTCTTGCAAACGGAGAAGGCGGTGGAAGAGTACAACGCCCTGGCTGCTCAGGGTGTCAGGGTCGGGGGAGTCTTCCATTCAACCTGCTGA